Proteins from a genomic interval of Sphingobacterium lactis:
- a CDS encoding NAD(P)-dependent oxidoreductase, whose protein sequence is MKVLLTAPYENEKALNELKGLFDEVVYRSWKPHGRAYNPEELDALLKETEVDALISEHDEITEEVLRKNPHLKFVGICRGTPSNIDLEVATELGIPVFNTPARNAQAVAEMFIANVITLMRNTIPGINWLEGKNWGEGAHTSYLQFKGNELAGKKVGMVGFGAVGQHIARMLVNFPCEIYYFDPYYTDPNTDFKKVELEELFASCDVVGIHLPVTKETKGMIDKKYLSLLHKDAIFVNTARATVVNREDLLDIIENGKIRGAVLDVFYNEPPDEIDYKMITNKQVLATPHIAGATHEVEDHHAFIMNNNLREFFHNGNHTIKQLVNKAVLKNTTIS, encoded by the coding sequence ATGAAAGTATTATTAACCGCGCCTTATGAGAATGAAAAAGCGTTGAACGAGCTGAAAGGCCTTTTTGATGAAGTTGTTTACCGTTCATGGAAACCACATGGACGTGCCTATAATCCGGAAGAATTGGATGCCCTGCTGAAGGAGACTGAAGTGGATGCCTTGATTTCGGAACACGATGAAATTACGGAGGAAGTCCTTCGCAAAAACCCACACCTGAAGTTTGTGGGCATCTGTCGCGGAACGCCATCCAATATCGACTTGGAGGTCGCTACGGAATTGGGTATTCCCGTATTCAATACACCAGCGCGCAATGCGCAGGCAGTGGCGGAAATGTTTATCGCCAATGTAATTACCCTTATGCGCAATACCATACCGGGAATCAACTGGTTGGAAGGGAAAAATTGGGGCGAAGGGGCCCACACCTCCTATTTGCAGTTCAAGGGAAATGAACTGGCAGGCAAAAAGGTGGGTATGGTTGGCTTTGGTGCCGTAGGGCAACATATTGCCCGTATGTTGGTCAATTTCCCATGTGAGATCTATTACTTTGATCCGTATTATACCGATCCGAACACGGATTTTAAAAAGGTGGAATTGGAGGAATTGTTTGCCAGCTGTGATGTCGTGGGTATCCACTTGCCGGTAACCAAGGAAACGAAAGGAATGATTGATAAAAAATACCTGTCGCTTCTCCATAAGGATGCTATTTTTGTAAATACAGCGCGCGCGACGGTTGTCAACCGCGAGGACCTCTTGGATATCATCGAAAACGGAAAGATCCGTGGAGCAGTTCTGGATGTGTTCTACAATGAACCACCGGATGAGATCGATTACAAGATGATCACGAACAAGCAGGTATTGGCGACACCGCATATCGCAGGTGCAACCCATGAGGTGGAAGACCACCATGCATTTATCATGAACAACAACCTCCGTGAGTTCTTCCATAATGGCAATCATACCATTAAGCAACTGGTGAACAAAGCGGTTTTGAAAAACACGACTATTAGTTAA
- a CDS encoding MFS transporter yields the protein MTQQTTTDRLGIPNNLKWGYLGILIFMMGDGVEQGWLSPYLLEHGMSIEQSASLFTVYGITIAISSWFSGVLAESYGPRKSMFMGLILYLIGTIGFVSMGMAKLDYQAMLLFYAIRGFGYPLFAYSFMVWINYRTPQHMLGRAVGWFWFVFTGGLNVLGAYYSSWALERIGYENTLWSSIIWVLVGAFFALVLNRDKFETKASQGSKSKELLNGLTIVQKEPKVLIGGIIRVINTTAQFAFPVFLPIYMAEYGFDTKSWLQIWGTIFTSNIAFNLIFGFVGDRLGWQRTIMWFGGVGCAIATLLFYYAPQWSDGSYWAVMAAGIAWGGLLAGYVPLSALVPSLVKEDKGAAMAILNLGAGLPVFVGPALVGLLIGAIGSEGVVWVLAGLYLCSAVLTKFIGIPARETEQEPDLSIVK from the coding sequence ATGACACAGCAAACAACGACCGATAGGTTAGGGATCCCTAACAATTTAAAATGGGGATACCTGGGTATCTTGATCTTCATGATGGGGGATGGCGTGGAGCAGGGCTGGCTCAGTCCCTACCTGCTGGAACATGGCATGAGTATCGAACAATCGGCAAGTCTTTTTACGGTTTACGGTATTACCATTGCCATATCCTCATGGTTCTCCGGTGTCCTTGCAGAAAGCTATGGTCCTCGGAAATCCATGTTCATGGGATTGATATTGTACCTGATCGGAACCATCGGTTTTGTATCCATGGGAATGGCCAAGCTGGATTATCAAGCAATGCTGCTGTTCTATGCCATTCGTGGGTTCGGTTATCCATTATTCGCCTATTCCTTTATGGTTTGGATCAACTACCGGACGCCTCAACACATGTTGGGTCGTGCAGTGGGTTGGTTCTGGTTCGTATTCACGGGAGGGCTGAATGTTTTGGGTGCCTATTATTCCAGTTGGGCTCTGGAACGGATCGGTTATGAGAATACCCTGTGGTCTTCGATTATCTGGGTGCTGGTGGGTGCTTTCTTCGCCCTGGTCCTGAACCGGGATAAATTTGAGACCAAGGCCTCCCAAGGTTCGAAATCGAAGGAACTCCTCAATGGCCTTACCATCGTTCAAAAAGAGCCGAAGGTGCTTATTGGGGGGATTATCCGCGTGATCAATACCACGGCCCAATTTGCCTTTCCGGTATTCCTGCCGATCTATATGGCAGAATATGGCTTCGATACAAAGTCGTGGCTGCAGATCTGGGGGACCATTTTCACGAGTAACATCGCATTTAACCTCATATTCGGTTTTGTCGGCGATCGGTTGGGCTGGCAACGAACCATTATGTGGTTCGGGGGTGTAGGCTGCGCGATCGCAACCCTGCTGTTCTATTATGCACCGCAGTGGTCGGACGGATCCTATTGGGCAGTCATGGCCGCAGGTATAGCTTGGGGAGGGCTATTGGCGGGCTATGTACCGCTTTCCGCCTTGGTGCCCTCTTTGGTCAAGGAAGACAAGGGGGCGGCCATGGCCATCTTAAACCTTGGCGCCGGATTGCCGGTTTTCGTGGGCCCGGCCTTGGTCGGTTTGCTCATCGGGGCCATCGGCAGCGAGGGTGTTGTGTGGGTGCTGGCAGGACTGTACCTGTGCAGTGCCGTGCTCACCAAATTCATTGGGATTCCTGCACGGGAAACGGAACAGGAACCCGATCTATCAATTGTAAAATAG
- a CDS encoding endonuclease/exonuclease/phosphatase family protein, giving the protein MKKIEHNPRRTFLKNLGLVAALPLLGTWEAHAGHAVKDRSQLVVLTCNIRVDLPEDAAKGLGWADRREACLSVIKKQQADIIGFQEVLRGQFMDLKEQLSDYMAFGFDGPEMDAFKEGYHGIAKNPIFFSKKRFELRTAGAYWLSETPLKAGSLSWGSARARNASYVRLYDKVAKRELRLTNLHLDHVSNEAKEGQIRVVLEEAAQYQVDFPQLLTGDFNVGIDSKVYQDIIQAGWVDSYAAVYPGQKPEGTTHGFKGEDPERKKKSKKIDFIFMKGPWEALSSQIIKDSYRGKLPSDHYFVRTNLAYRTT; this is encoded by the coding sequence ATGAAAAAAATCGAGCATAATCCCCGTCGGACATTCCTGAAAAATCTGGGATTGGTGGCCGCATTGCCCTTATTGGGAACATGGGAGGCCCATGCAGGCCATGCCGTTAAGGACAGAAGCCAATTGGTAGTTCTGACCTGCAATATCCGGGTGGATCTTCCAGAAGATGCTGCAAAGGGATTGGGCTGGGCGGACCGTCGTGAGGCCTGCCTATCAGTCATCAAGAAACAACAGGCGGACATCATTGGATTTCAGGAGGTGCTGCGGGGCCAGTTCATGGACCTGAAGGAGCAATTGTCCGATTACATGGCCTTTGGATTTGACGGTCCCGAGATGGACGCATTCAAGGAAGGGTATCACGGTATTGCCAAGAATCCGATCTTTTTTTCGAAAAAGCGTTTTGAGTTACGGACAGCCGGCGCATATTGGCTATCAGAAACGCCGTTAAAGGCAGGTAGCCTTTCTTGGGGATCTGCGCGTGCCAGGAATGCCTCCTATGTACGTTTATACGATAAAGTAGCGAAACGGGAATTGCGCTTGACGAACCTACATCTGGACCATGTCAGCAATGAAGCAAAAGAAGGGCAGATCCGGGTGGTGCTCGAGGAGGCCGCGCAATACCAAGTGGATTTTCCACAGCTGCTGACCGGAGACTTCAATGTTGGAATCGATTCCAAGGTTTACCAGGATATTATTCAAGCTGGATGGGTCGACAGTTATGCGGCGGTATACCCCGGGCAAAAACCTGAAGGAACGACACATGGCTTTAAAGGTGAAGACCCGGAACGCAAGAAGAAATCAAAAAAGATTGATTTTATCTTTATGAAAGGGCCTTGGGAAGCCCTGTCCTCCCAGATAATTAAGGATAGCTACAGAGGAAAACTTCCAAGCGATCATTATTTCGTACGTACAAACTTAGCTTATCGAACTACCTAA
- a CDS encoding FAD-dependent oxidoreductase, translating into MAQVKTVKEPARETPVRMEVDVLVVGGGPAGIIAAQAAASDGLQVALIDNRSFVGGNMTIGLPVLGFLGQKGNQIIKGLPQQFIDRLKAVDAASEHRPCPLHMSLTLVEPEAVKNVGLKVLEEAGVKVLLYVFSAGVVMEGDELKGVIIESKSGREVILAKTVIDCTGDADVAYRAGVECEQGNEDGGAQPPTLMFCMAGVDTDKLRMSIAEEPRTYLTDFIPAEYFGQNHQFIVVGLRSVMEKARAAGYDLPVERTILITGLREGEVWVNMSRINGVDGTNPESLTFGEIEGRRQVEEIQRYLQEYVPGFEHSHFTKMAPFLGIRETRRIVGNYVMTADDILGCRRFDDAVAVASYPLDIHHPKGGGCTLTWCGDSYDIPYRSLVPKTVKNLLVAGRSISTTHEAMSAIRVMAPCMAMGEAAGRAAKLAVRKGVTPSEVNVEELRADLLQAGAYLGEGLEATV; encoded by the coding sequence ATGGCACAAGTTAAAACCGTTAAGGAGCCTGCAAGAGAGACTCCGGTACGTATGGAAGTGGATGTTCTTGTTGTTGGAGGTGGTCCGGCGGGGATTATTGCGGCACAAGCTGCAGCATCGGACGGATTACAGGTCGCATTGATCGATAACCGCAGTTTTGTGGGCGGGAATATGACCATTGGTTTACCGGTACTGGGTTTCCTGGGCCAGAAAGGTAACCAGATCATCAAGGGCTTGCCGCAGCAGTTTATCGACCGTTTGAAGGCAGTGGATGCTGCTTCCGAGCACCGTCCCTGTCCGTTGCACATGAGCTTAACGCTTGTGGAGCCGGAAGCCGTTAAGAATGTCGGCTTGAAGGTTCTGGAAGAAGCAGGGGTTAAGGTACTGTTATATGTGTTCTCTGCAGGTGTGGTGATGGAAGGAGATGAACTGAAGGGAGTGATTATCGAGAGCAAATCCGGGCGTGAGGTCATCTTGGCCAAAACAGTGATCGACTGTACCGGTGATGCCGATGTTGCTTACCGCGCTGGTGTGGAATGCGAACAGGGCAATGAAGATGGAGGTGCACAGCCACCGACCTTGATGTTCTGTATGGCGGGCGTGGATACCGATAAATTGCGGATGTCCATCGCGGAGGAGCCGCGTACCTACCTGACGGATTTTATACCTGCGGAATATTTTGGGCAGAATCATCAATTTATCGTGGTAGGCTTGCGCAGCGTCATGGAAAAAGCACGTGCAGCAGGCTATGACCTACCGGTAGAGCGGACGATCCTGATCACCGGTCTGCGTGAGGGTGAAGTATGGGTGAACATGTCCCGGATCAATGGCGTGGATGGAACCAATCCGGAAAGCTTAACCTTTGGTGAGATTGAAGGCCGCAGGCAGGTAGAGGAAATCCAACGCTATCTACAGGAATATGTCCCTGGTTTTGAGCATTCCCATTTCACGAAAATGGCACCTTTCTTAGGTATCCGGGAGACTCGCCGAATCGTAGGCAATTATGTGATGACTGCGGATGATATTCTGGGCTGCCGTCGATTTGACGATGCCGTGGCTGTAGCAAGTTATCCACTTGATATTCACCACCCTAAAGGTGGAGGCTGTACCTTAACCTGGTGTGGTGATAGTTACGATATTCCATACCGTTCCTTGGTGCCTAAAACCGTGAAGAACCTCCTTGTTGCTGGGCGTTCCATCTCCACAACACATGAGGCCATGTCCGCGATCCGTGTTATGGCGCCATGTATGGCGATGGGTGAAGCGGCAGGTCGTGCGGCTAAGCTGGCCGTTCGCAAGGGTGTAACACCGAGTGAGGTTAATGTGGAAGAATTGCGTGCAGATTTGCTTCAAGCAGGAGCCTATTTGGGAGAAGGCTTGGAAGCGACCGTTTAA
- a CDS encoding MFS transporter: MSTFTLPIPAQKRRWLIIVVIFLAIVFNYYDRQIVSILKPMLKDEFDLGDDGYALVINVFTVFYALMYPVSGWLVDRYGERKVMLVGILGWSVACLGGGLSRTFGSFLFFRGMLGAAEPTNFPAQLKVITVWFSGKLRATANSLCVAGSSIGAIIAPPLVAWLAMQYNFHTVFIVAGVVGLIIALMWFLVYVEPPREIREEAIAAGEIKENEPAFTWSQLWSTKSLWGILLIRFVSDPVWYFCLFWLPGYLQEESGLTLAQIGMFGWIPFLVADLGAIATSAWSDKMVRNGKEPLLSRKIMLSAIAVLAPLCCLTTYVTNPYLTIAIFALVAVACLSWLFTISVVIAEAFPVQNVASVLGIAGGFGALGAVLFNYFVGQMMGSLGAGTIFIAMAFMHPIAVLILWTMVRKEKPKAVSIEEN, translated from the coding sequence ATGTCAACATTCACATTGCCCATTCCTGCACAAAAAAGACGATGGTTAATCATTGTGGTCATCTTTCTAGCGATCGTATTCAATTACTACGATAGGCAGATTGTGTCCATCCTGAAGCCGATGTTAAAGGATGAGTTTGATCTGGGAGATGATGGATATGCGCTCGTAATCAATGTGTTCACGGTATTCTATGCCTTAATGTATCCTGTTTCGGGTTGGTTGGTGGATCGCTACGGTGAGCGCAAGGTAATGCTAGTAGGGATTTTGGGTTGGTCTGTTGCCTGTTTGGGAGGCGGTCTTTCCCGCACATTCGGCTCCTTTCTTTTTTTCAGGGGGATGTTGGGTGCTGCGGAACCTACCAATTTCCCGGCTCAGCTGAAAGTGATCACCGTTTGGTTCTCGGGCAAACTGCGCGCAACAGCGAATAGCCTCTGCGTAGCGGGAAGTTCCATTGGGGCCATTATTGCACCGCCTTTGGTCGCTTGGTTAGCCATGCAGTATAATTTTCATACCGTTTTCATCGTTGCTGGGGTAGTGGGTTTGATCATCGCCCTCATGTGGTTTTTGGTTTATGTGGAACCTCCTCGTGAAATACGGGAGGAAGCCATTGCTGCGGGAGAAATCAAAGAGAATGAACCGGCCTTTACCTGGTCCCAGCTGTGGAGTACAAAATCCCTATGGGGAATCCTACTGATCCGTTTCGTCAGTGACCCGGTGTGGTATTTCTGTCTGTTCTGGTTGCCGGGATACCTGCAGGAAGAAAGCGGATTGACATTGGCACAGATCGGTATGTTCGGATGGATTCCGTTTCTAGTGGCTGATTTGGGTGCCATCGCTACTTCTGCCTGGTCAGATAAAATGGTGCGCAATGGTAAAGAGCCCTTGCTTTCCCGCAAGATTATGCTTTCGGCCATTGCGGTATTGGCGCCATTGTGCTGCCTGACGACCTATGTTACCAATCCGTACCTGACGATCGCCATTTTCGCCCTGGTAGCCGTGGCTTGCCTGAGCTGGCTGTTTACCATTTCGGTGGTTATCGCGGAGGCTTTTCCCGTACAGAACGTTGCTTCAGTACTGGGAATCGCAGGAGGTTTCGGAGCGTTGGGCGCCGTCCTGTTCAATTATTTTGTGGGACAGATGATGGGATCCCTTGGCGCAGGCACCATTTTTATTGCCATGGCCTTTATGCATCCCATTGCGGTGCTCATCTTGTGGACCATGGTGCGAAAGGAAAAGCCCAAGGCAGTTTCAATAGAAGAAAATTAA
- a CDS encoding DeoR/GlpR family DNA-binding transcription regulator codes for MMNITDRHEFILKSVKEKGKITIDWLCETMKVSSVTIRKDLKVLEDKNLLFRIKGGASSSNPYAIDRPILVKESINSEEKQRIAQAALKLIKDNDSIMIGSGTTVFTLAKNIESSTALTVITPALKVGLELSGKPNIEVLQLGGLIRNNSSSVAGQYAIRILEEISCGILFLGADGIDLEFGISISNLPEATLNQKMIETSQKIAILADSSKFGKRGLGKICELIDVNYIITDSRVSPNIVKSIEDLGIKMIVA; via the coding sequence ATGATGAATATTACTGACAGGCACGAATTCATCCTAAAGAGCGTAAAAGAGAAAGGCAAAATTACGATCGACTGGCTCTGCGAGACCATGAAAGTATCGAGCGTAACCATCCGTAAAGACCTCAAAGTTCTGGAGGACAAGAACCTGCTTTTCCGCATCAAGGGCGGTGCCTCAAGCAGCAACCCCTACGCCATCGATCGACCGATCTTGGTGAAAGAATCCATCAATAGCGAAGAGAAACAACGCATTGCACAGGCAGCACTGAAACTGATCAAGGACAACGATTCCATTATGATCGGCTCGGGCACCACGGTATTCACCCTGGCCAAGAACATCGAGAGCAGCACAGCATTAACGGTGATCACACCTGCCTTGAAAGTCGGCCTTGAACTTAGCGGAAAGCCGAATATCGAGGTTTTACAGCTTGGCGGCCTCATCCGGAACAACTCATCTTCGGTGGCCGGACAATACGCCATCCGCATCCTGGAGGAGATCAGCTGCGGCATTTTATTCCTTGGCGCCGATGGCATCGACCTGGAATTCGGGATCTCCATCAGCAACCTGCCGGAAGCAACCCTGAACCAAAAGATGATCGAAACTTCCCAAAAGATCGCTATCCTGGCAGATAGCAGCAAATTTGGCAAGCGCGGACTCGGCAAGATCTGCGAACTCATCGACGTGAACTACATCATCACCGACAGCCGTGTCTCCCCAAACATCGTGAAATCCATCGAGGATCTGGGCATCAAAATGATCGTCGCCTAG
- a CDS encoding SusC/RagA family TonB-linked outer membrane protein: MKKQLHLIFLLCVLPFGMLWAQQKNISGKVTTEDGVPIPGVTISIKGHLNALTQTDGEGTYSVEANTGDILLFASMGYANAERTVGDQNTMNVMLQDDQTNLDEVVVVGYGTQKKVNLTGAVSTVSAEQLEKRPVVSTSNALQGIAPGVTVTSQSGAPGGDAGQIRIRGINSFGGSDSQPLVMIDGVAGSMDNVDANLIESISILKDAASAAIYGSRAANGVILITTKRGKDQFGVTYRGYTGWQEATFIPEVTDGNTFMKVFNDANMNDNGSVIYSEKDFEDFNRLYAENPDNFDWQKAILNGSGFTHNHFISMNAGAGKIRVAPSLGYVSQDGLINNTGFKRYTFRNNMDINPSDKLNIRFDLSAINTNRLQIANEGTVWNYLGRMPTNIPIRVANGLWSEGWVKNNPVAFIEDGGNRKVNNLELIGNLSINYKPFDWLSISGMAAPRYRTRNIHDFSKAVMTYYEDGNEAGTAAPSTELTESAYRYFNGSYLFQTTAQKSFNDHNLTLMVGASRETYDEKYLMGYRRDFTYDTYEVLNAGANTETKDNAGNQFQWLLVSTFGRFNYDYKGRYLLEANLRYDGSSRFSKANRWAAFPSFSAGWRISEEPFMENLRSQINQLKIRGSWGKLGNQNIGTTYQPYIETLELDGISLGGVVNQMIGLNTMANPNLLWEETTMSGLGLDATLFNHFTFTFDWYKKHTDGILLKLYIPELHGKAKPFQNAAKVQNQGWEASLRYDNQFGDLKLGIGANISDVRNKILDMNGMVDGTLLRQQEGYAINSIFGYQSDGLYQSQEEIDNGPTQFGNLKPGDIRYKDIAGDFDEAGNAIPDGRITDADKVIIGSTMPRYTYGFNLDLGYKGVRLSAFLQGVAKADGYLNSHYVIPAVSSSAIKPWQLDYWTEENRDASLPRVSITSTNNTQNSDFWMRSAAYLRLKNLQLGYEIPKSWLGNSKIGGIFIYANGQNLFTKTNFYEGYDPEINYNAGANDGVSLGAGNFYPQVKVYTFGLDFKF; encoded by the coding sequence ATGAAAAAACAATTACACCTTATTTTTTTGTTATGTGTCCTTCCGTTCGGGATGTTATGGGCACAGCAGAAAAATATCTCGGGGAAAGTGACCACGGAGGACGGCGTGCCGATCCCTGGTGTCACGATCAGCATCAAGGGCCACCTGAACGCCCTCACGCAAACGGATGGCGAAGGTACCTACAGTGTCGAGGCCAATACGGGGGACATCCTACTCTTCGCGAGCATGGGCTATGCCAATGCCGAGCGAACCGTTGGCGACCAAAACACCATGAATGTGATGCTCCAGGACGACCAGACGAACCTCGACGAGGTTGTCGTTGTCGGTTATGGAACACAAAAAAAGGTGAACCTAACAGGAGCAGTTTCCACGGTGAGCGCCGAACAGCTCGAAAAGAGACCCGTGGTCTCCACGTCAAATGCCCTGCAGGGGATTGCACCCGGTGTAACGGTAACTTCGCAATCGGGAGCTCCCGGAGGTGACGCCGGACAGATCCGTATCCGTGGGATCAACTCCTTCGGCGGTTCGGATTCCCAGCCTTTGGTCATGATCGATGGGGTAGCCGGATCCATGGACAATGTCGATGCAAACCTGATCGAATCCATTTCCATCCTGAAGGATGCAGCCTCGGCAGCAATCTATGGCTCCAGAGCAGCAAACGGTGTCATCTTGATCACGACAAAGCGCGGTAAGGACCAATTCGGTGTAACCTATAGAGGATATACTGGTTGGCAGGAAGCGACCTTTATTCCTGAGGTAACCGATGGAAATACCTTCATGAAGGTGTTCAATGACGCCAACATGAACGATAATGGCTCCGTTATCTACAGTGAAAAAGATTTTGAAGACTTCAATAGATTATACGCGGAAAACCCGGACAATTTCGATTGGCAGAAAGCTATTCTGAATGGCTCCGGCTTTACGCACAACCATTTTATATCCATGAATGCCGGAGCGGGCAAAATCCGCGTTGCTCCTTCCTTGGGCTATGTATCGCAGGACGGATTGATCAACAATACCGGATTCAAGCGCTATACATTCCGCAACAACATGGATATCAACCCGAGTGATAAACTGAACATCCGTTTTGACCTCTCGGCCATCAACACCAATCGGTTACAGATTGCCAATGAAGGGACCGTATGGAATTACCTTGGCCGTATGCCGACCAATATCCCTATCCGTGTTGCGAATGGTCTTTGGTCTGAAGGTTGGGTAAAGAACAACCCTGTCGCCTTCATCGAGGACGGTGGAAATAGAAAAGTCAACAACCTGGAACTGATCGGAAACCTATCCATCAACTACAAACCATTCGATTGGCTATCCATTTCCGGTATGGCAGCACCACGCTACCGCACGCGCAACATCCATGACTTCTCCAAGGCGGTCATGACCTATTACGAAGATGGCAATGAAGCCGGCACAGCCGCTCCTTCCACAGAGCTGACGGAATCGGCCTACCGTTATTTCAATGGCAGTTACCTTTTCCAGACCACGGCACAGAAGTCTTTCAATGACCACAACCTGACGCTAATGGTCGGTGCTTCCCGCGAAACATACGACGAAAAATACCTGATGGGCTACCGTCGCGATTTCACGTACGATACGTATGAAGTCCTGAATGCCGGTGCCAATACAGAAACAAAAGACAATGCAGGCAACCAATTCCAGTGGTTATTGGTGTCGACATTTGGCCGTTTCAACTACGATTACAAAGGACGCTACCTTTTGGAGGCCAACTTACGCTACGATGGAAGCTCGCGCTTCAGCAAAGCCAACCGTTGGGCAGCATTCCCTTCCTTCTCTGCCGGATGGCGTATCTCCGAAGAGCCTTTCATGGAAAACCTTCGGTCACAGATCAACCAATTGAAGATCCGCGGATCATGGGGTAAATTGGGGAACCAGAATATCGGAACCACCTACCAGCCGTATATTGAGACCCTGGAATTGGACGGTATCTCCCTTGGTGGTGTCGTGAACCAGATGATCGGCCTGAACACCATGGCCAATCCAAACCTGTTGTGGGAAGAAACCACCATGTCCGGTTTGGGATTGGATGCAACACTTTTCAATCACTTTACCTTTACCTTCGATTGGTACAAGAAACATACGGACGGGATTCTATTGAAACTATATATCCCAGAACTACATGGTAAGGCAAAGCCATTCCAGAATGCGGCCAAAGTACAGAACCAAGGTTGGGAAGCCAGCTTACGGTACGACAACCAATTTGGCGACCTGAAATTAGGCATCGGCGCGAACATTTCCGATGTCAGGAACAAGATCCTTGACATGAACGGCATGGTCGATGGAACGCTTCTGAGACAACAGGAAGGTTATGCCATCAATTCCATATTCGGTTACCAATCCGATGGCCTATACCAATCCCAAGAGGAAATCGACAATGGCCCAACCCAGTTCGGTAATCTGAAGCCGGGCGACATCCGTTACAAGGATATTGCAGGTGATTTTGACGAAGCTGGCAATGCCATTCCTGACGGAAGGATTACCGATGCTGATAAAGTGATCATCGGCAGCACCATGCCACGCTACACGTATGGGTTCAACCTGGACCTTGGCTATAAAGGCGTTCGTTTGAGCGCATTCCTACAGGGTGTAGCAAAGGCTGATGGTTACCTGAACTCACACTATGTAATCCCAGCGGTAAGCTCATCGGCCATCAAGCCATGGCAATTGGATTACTGGACAGAGGAGAACCGGGATGCATCCCTTCCTCGGGTATCCATTACCTCCACGAACAACACCCAGAACTCCGACTTCTGGATGCGCAGTGCAGCGTACCTGCGTCTGAAGAACCTGCAATTGGGCTATGAAATCCCAAAAAGCTGGTTAGGCAACAGCAAGATCGGTGGAATATTCATCTATGCGAACGGACAGAACCTATTCACGAAGACCAATTTCTACGAGGGTTATGATCCGGAGATCAACTACAATGCGGGCGCAAATGACGGCGTAAGTTTAGGTGCCGGAAACTTCTACCCGCAGGTAAAAGTGTACACGTTTGGATTGGACTTTAAATTTTAA